A single Carassius carassius chromosome 3, fCarCar2.1, whole genome shotgun sequence DNA region contains:
- the LOC132114902 gene encoding uncharacterized protein LOC132114902 encodes MIWRCVICCLFVALSLRALLSHINTGSSPDFHVICGIDGCTQKYRIYNSFYYHVKRRHSSHFISHKSRSSGSQNSAQAKGNNCRACASADIGIQVEERLFENFGIPLQPEFLPNEHVSSIPGNTNDEDNLNFTVGQEPDIADSASSVDGAAFTPLTEPEQEAMHHEESDEPEVDKLRKHASAFVLTSRVKHCLSQRAVSDIISWVQQYQASLLDCLRSQITDVIHRQSGVTDQMMSEVLDIFNNFEDPFETVSTTYMQDSNLKKQFKVVEAEEIEISQTASFRRRGTSQALTIRQICFYYIPLVRSLEQLLSHPMILAMFDNGPNQSKDGFVNDIIDGDILKSHPLFSVRPKLQSAAYPVY; translated from the exons ATGATTTGGCGTTGTGTTATTTGCTGCCTCTTTGTGGCATTGTCGTTAAGAGCTCTGCTGAGTCACATAAACACCGGTTCCAGCCCGGATTTCCACGTGATCTGTGGGATTGATGGTTGCACTCAGAAATATCGAATCTACAACTCATTTTACTATCATGTCAAACGGAGGCATTCTTCGCATTTTATCAGTCACAAATCGAGGTCAAGTGGAAGCCAAAATTCAGCTCAAGCTAAAGGGAACAATTGCCGTGCATGTGCATCTGCAGATATTGGAATCCAAGTGGAAGAGAGACTTTTCGAGAATTTCGGTATCCCACTTCAGCCAGAATTTCTGCCAAATGAACATGTGTCAAGCATACCAGGAAATACCAACGACGAGGACAATTTGAACTTTACCGTTGGCCAAGAACCAGACATCGCCGATTCCGCCAGCTCTGTTGATGGCGCTGCGTTTACACCGTTGACTGAACCAGAACAAGAGGCAATGCAC CATGAAGAAAGTGATGAGCCTGAAGTTGATAAACTGAGAAAGCATGCTTCTGCATTTGTACTGACTTCAAGAGTGAAACACTGCCTTTCCCAG cgaGCTGTCAGTGACATAATTTCCTGGGTGCAGCAGTATCAAGCCTCACTGTTGGACTGCCTTCGGAGCCAAATTACAGATGTTATTCACAGACAATCAGGAGTCACCGATCAAATGATGAGTGAAGTTCTGGACATTTTTAATAACTTTGAAGACCCTTTTGAAACTGTTTCCACCACATATATGCAAGATTCAAATCTAAAAAAGCAGTTCAAGGTAGTTGAAGCCGAAGAAATTGAAATTTCCCAGACTGCATCCTTTAGGAGAAGAGGAACCTCACAAGCTCTAACAATAAGACAAATATGCTTTTACTATATTCCTTTGGTCCGAAGTTTGGAACAACTACTTTCACATCCAATGATTCTAGCAATGTTTGACAATGGACCAAACCAAAGCAAGGATGGATTTGTCAATGACATTATTGATGGGGATATTTTGAAGTCCCATCCACTGTTCTCTGTGAGACCCAAGCTGCAGAGCGCAGCTTATCCTGTATACTGA